The Nocardioides ginsengisegetis region ACCCACTACGCCCACCCGGCGATCCCGCAGCTCGCGTTCTACGCGCGGATCGCGGAGTGGGTCGCCCCCGGCGGCACGCTGTTGGTCGTCGGGCACCTGGCGTCCGCCGAGGCCGGGCACGGCCACGGGCACGGACACGGGCACGGCCACCAGCCGCCCGCGGAGGCCACGGCGACTGCCGAGCGCGTCGCCGCCCTGCTCGACGCCGACCGGTGGGAGGTCGTGACCGCCGGGGAGCCCACCCGCAGGCTCACCGACCGCGGCAGCGGCGCGGCCACCCTGCACGACGTCGTCGTCCGGGCGCGGCGGAAATGACACGAGGACCGGACCCCATCGGGATCCGGTCCTCGTCACATGGCGGTGGCGGTGGGATTTGAACCCACGGTGGGTTTGACCCCACACATCATTTCGAGTGATGCACCTTCGGCCGCTCGGACACGCCACCGCGGGAGAGATTACCGGAGCACTCCCGGCGGGTGAAATCGGGCTGCGGACCCACCCGGGTGGGGCGATGCAACGTTGTTGCAACCTCCGGCGGGTGACCCTGCCCGGGAGACGTCCATCACACGGAACCATTCACGAGGTGCGGCCCGGCCATGTCTACTGACCTCATGACCCGTCGCGGCATGCGAGCCGAGGTGGCCGAGTCGTGGCAGCGATCGGCGGCTGCCGGCGTGTCCACCGACCGGGTCGACGCCCCCGTCATCCTGGCCTCCGACGAGCTCCGCGACCTCCGCGAGGCGCATCCGCTGGCCCGGGTCTTCCCGCTGCTCGACGACGTCCTCGGCCAGGCGGTCCGCGACTGCGACGCGATGATGGCGATCTCCGACGCCGCCGGCCACCTGCTGTGGGTGTGCGGCACGCCGGCGACGCTGCGCGAGGCCGAGAAGATCGGCTTCGTCGAGGGCAGCAACTGGGACGAGCGGCTGGCCGGCACCAACGCCCCCGGCCTCGCGCTCGCGCTCGACCAGCCCGTCACGATCACCCGCGCCGAGCACTTCCGCGCCAGCGTCCAGCCGTGGAGCTGCGCGGCGACGCCGATCCACGACCCGCGTACGGCGCAGCTGCTGGGCGTCCTTGACGTCACCGGCGGCGACCGGGTGGTGGTCCCCCAGACCATGGCGATGGTGCGGGCGGCCGCCCGGCTGGCCGAGGCCGAGCTCGCCCGTGAGGTGCTGACGACGACCGGTCCGCGGACCGGGTCACCCCACGGCGTACGCGTCCTGCTGGAGTCGCTCGGCCGGACCGAGTCGCTGCTCACCGTCGACGACGGGCGCGGGCACGTGCGCACCGTCCGGCTGACCCCGCGGCACAGCGAGATCCTGCTGCTGCTCGCGGCCGCGCCGCGCGGGCTGTCGGGCGACGAGCTGGCCGTGCTGCTCTACGAGGACGACGGCGCCTCCTCGACGTTGCGCGCCGAGCTCAACCGGCTGCGCCACCTGCTCGGCGAGGAGCTGCTCGCGTCGCGGCCCTACCGGCTGGCCGCCGGACTGACGGGTGACTGGCTGGCCGTCGAGGCCCAGCTGGCCGCGGGCGACCTGCGCGGGGCGATGCGCACCTATTGCGGACCGCTGCTGCCGCGCTCGACGGCACCCGGCGTCGTACGCCTCCGCGAGGAGCTGGAGGGCTCGATCCGCCATGCCCTGCTGGCCAGCCGCGAGCCCGACCTGATGTCGGCGTGGACGCGGTCGGCCTGGGGACGCGACGACTACGACATGTGGCAGGCCCAGCGCGCGGTCGTCGCGCCGACCTCTCCCCTGCGGCCGCTGGTCGACGGCCAGATCGCGCGCCTGGACCGCGAGCTCGTGTAGTCCGCAACGTCCGCGCAACGTGCCGCGGGCTGTGCTGTGACTCCAGTCACCCGAGACCCAGGAGCACCCGATGACCGTCTACGCACCGCCCGGACAGCCCGACTCGCTCGTCACTCTCCAGAGCCGCTACGGCCACTACATCGGTGGCGAGTGGGTCGAGCCGATCAAGGGCGACTGGTTCGAGAACATCTCGCCCGTCAACGGCAAGCCGTTCACCGAGATCGCACGCGGCACCGCCGAGGACATCGAGGCCGCCCTCGATGCCGCGCACGCCGCCTTCCCCTCGTGGGGTCGTACGTCGACCACCACGCGCTCGAACATCCTGCTGGCGATCGCGGACCGGCTGGAGGCGAACCTCCCGATGCTGGCGGTCGCCGAGACGTGGGAGAACGGCAAGCCGGTCCGCGAGACCCTGGCCGCCGACCTGCCGCTGGCCGTCGACCACTTCCGCTACTTCGCCGGCTGCCTGCGCGCCCAGGAGGGCAGCATCGGCGAGGTCGACGGCGACACGATGGCCTACCACTTCCACGAGCCGCTGGGTGTCGTCGGCCAGATCATCCCGTGGAACTTCCCGATCCTGATGGCCGTGTGGAAGCTCGCGCCCGCGCTCGCCGCCGGCAACTGCGTCGTGCTCAAGCCGGCCGAGCAGACCCCGTGGTCGATCCTCAAGGTGATGGAGCTGATCGGCGACCTGCTGCCCGCCGGTGTGCTCAACGTCGTCAACGG contains the following coding sequences:
- a CDS encoding class I SAM-dependent methyltransferase, translating into MTHEFDKAYWETHWQEAESGAAIPPNPWLVAETADLAPGTALDAGCGEGAEAVWLAAQGWRVTAADISVEVLARAAARTGDAGAGIDWVEADLGTWTPDTAYDLVTTHYAHPAIPQLAFYARIAEWVAPGGTLLVVGHLASAEAGHGHGHGHGHGHQPPAEATATAERVAALLDADRWEVVTAGEPTRRLTDRGSGAATLHDVVVRARRK
- a CDS encoding helix-turn-helix domain-containing protein, which gives rise to MSTDLMTRRGMRAEVAESWQRSAAAGVSTDRVDAPVILASDELRDLREAHPLARVFPLLDDVLGQAVRDCDAMMAISDAAGHLLWVCGTPATLREAEKIGFVEGSNWDERLAGTNAPGLALALDQPVTITRAEHFRASVQPWSCAATPIHDPRTAQLLGVLDVTGGDRVVVPQTMAMVRAAARLAEAELAREVLTTTGPRTGSPHGVRVLLESLGRTESLLTVDDGRGHVRTVRLTPRHSEILLLLAAAPRGLSGDELAVLLYEDDGASSTLRAELNRLRHLLGEELLASRPYRLAAGLTGDWLAVEAQLAAGDLRGAMRTYCGPLLPRSTAPGVVRLREELEGSIRHALLASREPDLMSAWTRSAWGRDDYDMWQAQRAVVAPTSPLRPLVDGQIARLDRELV